The Bacteroidales bacterium DNA window ACTGCAGGGATGGTGGCATGTATGACAGTAAACCATGCGAACTTATAGTTAAAGTTTTTGAGCATTCATTTAGGCGATTTAATTACCTGATAAGTAACCTACATCAATAAGTTTTCAACGATTCGCTGCAGGTCTTTGCACATGAAGTATTTTTGCATAAGGGATTACTTCATTAGAAATATATTATTGTTGCAATTTTGAAGATCAGGAAGCAGAAAAACATTGTTTCAAATTCAAATTCATTCGTCCAATTTCTCATGCGATATATACTCATCCTGTTCCTGTTAATCACCGGGTCGACATTTGCTCAATCCTATCAGATTGCTTTGCTCAAATATAATGGCGGAGGCGACTGGTATGCAAATCCCACATCCCTGACAAACCTTATATCATTCTGTAATAAGAACTTAAAAACGAATATTGATAAGGATTATGCAACCATTGAAGTTGGCAATGCGGAATTGTTTAATTACCCCTTTGTGCATATGACCGGGCATGGGAATGTTATTTTTAATGACCAGGAAGCAATGAACCTGAGAAACTACCTGCTGGCCGGAGGATTTTTACACATCTCCGACAATTATGGCATGGATAAGTTTTTGAGGCTTCAGATGAAAAAAGTCTTTCCTGAGCTTGATTTCGTAGAGTTGCCCTTTGATTATCCCATATACCATCAAAAGTATAATTTCAATAATGGCTTGCCCAAAATTCATGAACATGACGCAAAGCATCCTCAGGGCTTTGGACTTTTATGGGAAGGAAGGTTAATCTGTTTCTATGATTATGAGTGTGACCTGGGAGATGGATGGGAAGATCCTGATGTTCATAAAGATTCACCTGAAACACGTCTGAAAGCTCTTCAGATGGGTGCAAATATGATACAATACGTCTTTACTAAGTAGCATAATCCCGTCACACAAGCGGATTTAACTTATTGTAAATCTTTGTCTTGTAATTTTTTCTTTATTCGCAATTTAATTGGAGTTCGACAGATAAACAGATTTGAGTTCATTTTTTCAGCCTCCTTATTTTCATTCATTTAAGAAACTAAGCTAAAAAAAGGATTTATCTCAAAGAGTACTCAGCAATCAGAACTGAGTACCATAAGATAGCTGTATTGGAAAATTGCGCTCAGTTTTCAATGCCTGACTACAATTTTCTTTGTACTCCTGTTACCATCTGAGTAGATATGCAAAAGATAAAGTCCTTCTGCATAATTCGAACTATTGATTGAATAAACCTGGCCTGAACGGGCGATAACAGATTCATCTGAATATATGATCCGTCCTGTCAAATCAACGATTGACACATTGACGTTTTGCTTGCTGTTTTCTCCAAATTGAATGTTAATCCAATCATTTGAAGGGACAGGATAAACATTGAAATTATTCATTTCTTTTTCAGCCACTGAAACAAAGCCTACAGAAGCGACATTGGAATATACTTCAGAAAACTCAGTGCTACGAAAACCAATATTGCAACCTGAAGAACGGTTTATAGAAACGATATATGCCACATCTTTTGAAGGTACATTGAAATCGGTATAAGAATTGAAACTTGATGATACAGTGGCGATCTGTTCATAGTTTCCTAGCCCAATTTTGCGCAGAATGTTGTAAGATGAATAGTTGAACCCTATATAAGGAGTCCAGATCAGATTGAAACTGCTTCCTACTCCCTGGCTTATTGTCAGATGAATTGTCTGGTGGTAATCGCCTGGAGGAAAAACCCTGTTATCACTATCACTGAATCCTATTTTATATCGGTAAGGTCTTATGGCAGGGTTAGACCCAAAGTCAGCAACCATAGGCACTTCTTCATAACTTACGGTGTCAATTATCTCATAAACATTATTTTCATCTGTTTCTTTATAAATCAGAAAATCTGCAATAAGTTCTGAAACAGGCTTTTCCCATATGATCACGTTATGGTTGGTGTTACTGTCGACTGAAACCATACAAACAGGTGTTTCGGGGTATGGAAGTATTGTGAATGCTTCACTGATATCAGAGGAGGAATTAGAATATGAATCCGTGATCCTGATGAGGCATTCTTCTGAGTTTACATTCGGAGTGATCCATTCATAACTTCCGGAATTCCCCTGGCTTGAGCCATTAGCTATAACCTCCCAGGTTTCACCATTATCCTTCGAAAATTCGAGAGCATTATACGGAGAATAAGGGTTCTCTACATTCCAGGAAATTGTTAAAGGACTGTAAATATTGACGATTTCACCTCCCGATGGGGAAGTCAATGTATAAACAGGCAAAGTGCTGATGGTAAAAACCTCACTCAGGCCATACTGAGAGGGATTTTGTGCGTTATATATTTTGAGAATACATGCATCTGAAGGAGTATCAGATAAAACTATATAAGTAAACGCTGCCATTGCATTCAAATTTTGAGC harbors:
- a CDS encoding DUF4159 domain-containing protein; translation: MRYILILFLLITGSTFAQSYQIALLKYNGGGDWYANPTSLTNLISFCNKNLKTNIDKDYATIEVGNAELFNYPFVHMTGHGNVIFNDQEAMNLRNYLLAGGFLHISDNYGMDKFLRLQMKKVFPELDFVELPFDYPIYHQKYNFNNGLPKIHEHDAKHPQGFGLLWEGRLICFYDYECDLGDGWEDPDVHKDSPETRLKALQMGANMIQYVFTK
- a CDS encoding T9SS type A sorting domain-containing protein; this encodes MFIISSIASAPALAQSLTIQTPNGGEIWTYGEVEVATWTGQNIASMVTIDFSYDGGTNWWYFGEVPSGPNGGNASISVPNTSTSNAILRVREVNNPAVSDISDAPFTVYIPPITVWEPSGSSAVFVNTLSQVYWYINVPGITLLNAEISIDNGQTYTPVAQNLNAMAAFTYIVLSDTPSDACILKIYNAQNPSQYGLSEVFTISTLPVYTLTSPSGGEIVNIYSPLTISWNVENPYSPYNALEFSKDNGETWEVIANGSSQGNSGSYEWITPNVNSEECLIRITDSYSNSSSDISEAFTILPYPETPVCMVSVDSNTNHNVIIWEKPVSELIADFLIYKETDENNVYEIIDTVSYEEVPMVADFGSNPAIRPYRYKIGFSDSDNRVFPPGDYHQTIHLTISQGVGSSFNLIWTPYIGFNYSSYNILRKIGLGNYEQIATVSSSFNSYTDFNVPSKDVAYIVSINRSSGCNIGFRSTEFSEVYSNVASVGFVSVAEKEMNNFNVYPVPSNDWINIQFGENSKQNVNVSIVDLTGRIIYSDESVIARSGQVYSINSSNYAEGLYLLHIYSDGNRSTKKIVVRH